Below is a window of Pseudarthrobacter equi DNA.
GGCCCACAAACAGGCCAGCCTGGACGAACTCGGCAGGCTTGCCGATCCTGTGATGACCAAGGACGCCATCGCCGGCCGGATCCGCCGGCTCCTGGCGATGGCGGACAAGCGGGCCCTTGACCTGGGGATTCCCGGCACCGACGCCAATGTGACGCCCGAAATGCTCGACGAGTAGCGGGCCCCTAGAATCAAAAATAATTCCGGGCGCCAGACGTCCGGATGCATAATCCGAGAGTCACCAACCGGACCGAAAGTCCACGATATTGGAGGATTTTGTGACTGAGTACGTATTGCCCGAACTCAAGTACGACTACGCCGCCCTTGAGCCGCACATCTCTGCGCGCATCATGGAGCTGCACCACAGCAAGCACCACGCAGCTTATGTTGCAGGCGCCAACAACGCGCTGGCCCAGCTGGCAGAGGCACGGGAGAAGGGCGATTTCGCCAACATCAACCGGCTCTCCAAGGACCTCGCTTTCCACACCGGCGGACACGTCAACCACTCGGTCTTCTGGAACAACCTTTCCCCGGACGGCGGCGACAAGCCCGAGGGTGAACTGGCTGCAGCCATCGATGACGCGTTCGGTTCCTTCGACGCCTTCCGCGCCCAGTTCTCCGCAGCCGCCCTCGGCCTGCAGGGTTCGGGCTGGGGCTTCCTGGCCTACGAGCCCATCGGTGGAAACCTGGTCATCGAGCAGCTGTACGACCAGCAGGGCAACGTGGCGCTGGGCACCACGCCGCTGCTCATGCTGGACATGTGGGAGCACGCCTTCTACCTGGACTACGTGAACGTCAAGGCCGACTACGTCAAGGCATTCTGGAACATCGTGAACTGGGCCGACGTCGCCAAGCGCTTTGACGCCGCCCGCAGCAACGCAACCGGGCTCATCACCCTCCCGTAACCTGCAGCACACATGCTTGTTACAAACTTCACATTCGGACTTAATAAGGCCGCCATGTGGACTGGCCGCCCCCGCACTTGCGGGGGCGGACCCAGTTAAACGTAAGATAGGTCACGGAAGGCGGTTAGCCTTCAGCAATGAGGCTGGTCGCCCTCCGTCTGTAAATCATCTCTGCCCAATGGCGTGCGGGATCTGTTAGTTGGCTTGAACGCCCGCTCAACTAGTAGTGCTTGCTTCAAGCACCAAGGAGACTGAAAAGTGACGACCCGTATTGGTATCAACGGCTTCGGCCGTATTGGCCGCAACTACTTCCGCGCAGCACTCGCCCAGGGTGCGGACCTCGAAATCGTTGCCGTCAACGACCTCACCAGCCCCGAGGCGCTGGCCCACCTGTTCAAGTACGACTCCGTGGGCGGACGCCTGAAGGAAACCATCGAGGTCAAGGACGGCAACATCGTCGTCAACGGCAACGTCATCAAGGTCCTGGCCGAGCGTGACCCCGCCAACCTGCCGTGGGGCGAGCTGGGCGTGGACATCGTCATCGAGTCCACCGGCTTCTTCACCAAGGCTGCCGCCGCGCAGAAGCACATTGATGCCGGCGCCAAGAAGGTCCTCATCTCCGCCCCGGCGTCCGATGAAGACATCACGATCGTTATGGGCGTGAACCACGGCCTGTACGACAACGCGACGCACCACATCATCTCGAACGCTTCCTGCACCACCAACTGCCTGGGCCCGCTGGCCAAGGTCATCAACGACGAGTTCGGCATCGAACGCGGCCTGATGACCACCGTGCACGCCTACACCGCAGACCAGAACCTGCAGGACGGCCCCCACAGCGACCTCCGCCGTGCCCGTGCCGCAGCCATCAACATGGTCCCCACCTCCACGGGTGCTGCCAAGGCCATCGGCCTGGTTCTCCCGGAGCTCAAGGGCAAGCTGGACGGCTACGCCATCCGCGTCCCCGTCCCCACCGGTTCCGCCACTGACCTCACCGTGACGGTCGGCCGCGAAACCACCGTCGAGGAAGTCAACGCTGCCCTCAAGCGCGCTTCCGAGTCCGACGAACTGCAGGGCTTCCTGACCTACACGGAAGAGCCCATCGTCTCCTCGGACATCGTTGGCGACCCCGCATCCTCGATCTTCGACTCCGGGCTGACCAAGGTCATCGGCAACCAGGTCAAGGTTGTTTCCTGGTATGACAACGAATGGGGCTACTCAAACCGCCTCGTCGACCTCACGGAGCTTGTCGCGTCCAAGCTGGGCTAGGGTTAGACGCATGACATCCCACACCCTCAACGAACTGATCGCTGAAGGTGTCCGCGGGCGGTACATTCTGGTCCGAAGCGACCTGAATGTGCCGCTCGACGGCTCTACAGTCACTGACGACGGCCGCATCAAGGCCTCCCTCCCAGTGCTGGCAAAGCTCACGGACGCCGGTGCCCGCGTGCTGGTAACAGCCCACCTCGGACGCCCGAAGGGCGCCCCCGAGGATAAGTACTCCCTCCGCCCCGCCGTGAACCGCCTCGCGGAACTGGCGGGCTTCAAGGTCACCCTCGCCGCCGACACCGTCGGTGACTCTGCCAGGGAAGCAGCAGCTTCCCTGCAGGACGGCGAAGCCCTGGTCCTGGAGAACGTCCGCTTCGACGCCCGCGAAACCAGCAAGGACGACGCCGAGCGCGGCGCCTTCGCTGACGAGCTCGTGGCGCTGACCGGCGGGAACGGCGCGTACGTGGATGACGCCTTCGGTGCTGTCCACCGCAAGCACGCAAGCGTCTACGACGTCGCGTCCCGGCTGCCGTCCTACCAGGGCGACCTGGTGCACACCGAGGTGGAGGTCCTGCGCAAGCTCACGGCCGACACCCAGCGTCCCTACGTGGTGGTCCTGGGCGGATCGAAGGTCTCGGACAAGCTCGCCGTGATCGATAACCTGCTCGGCAAGGCAGACACCATCCTGGTGGGCGGCGGCATGCTGTTCACGTTCCTCGCTGCGGCGGGGCACAAGGTGGCCGCCAGCCTGCTCGAACAGGACCAGATCGGCGTTGTCCAGGACTACCTGAAGCGCGCTTCGGATGCCGGCACCGAGTTCGTGATTCCCACGGACGTTGTGGTGGCGGAGAAGTTCGCTGCCGACGCCGCGCACGAAACGGTTGCCGCGGACGCCATCGAGGGCAGCAGCTTCGGTGCCAACGGCATCGGGCTGGACATCGGTCCCGACTCGGCAGCTGCTTTCGCGGACCGGATCAAGGGCGCACGGACGGTGTTCTGGAACGGACCCATGGGAGTCTTCGAATTCGAAGCCTTCTCCGCCGGAACCCGTGCCATCGCCCAGGCCCTGACCGAAACGGAAGCGTTCACCGTGGTGGGCGGCGGCGACTCCGCTGCCGCTGTTCGCACCCTCGGCTTCGCCGACGACCAGTTCGGGCACATTTCCACCGGCGGTGGCGCCAGCCTGGAGTACCTTGAGGGCAAGGAACTCCCGGGCCTGAGCATTCTGGACCGGTAGAACCAACCGCCGGGAGCAGCAACGCTCCTGTCCTTCGGCCGGCAGGTTGCCCGCGGCAGCCTGCCGGCCGCACACTTTACAAGACCATTTTGGAGAACACGTGACAACGTCTACGAACGGCGCCTTCGACCGTAAGCCCTTCATCGCCGGCAACTGGAAGATGAACATGGACCACGTGCAGGGCATCACCCTCCTGCAGAAGCTGGCCTGGACACTCTCGGACGCCAAGCACGACTACAGCCGCGTCGAGGTTGCAGTATTCCCGCCCTTCACGGACCTCCGCGGTGTCCAGACCCTGGTCCAGGGCGACGACCTGGATGTGGCCTACGGCGGCCAGGACCTCTCCCAGTTCGACTCCGGCGCTTACACCGGTGACATCTCCGGGCAGTTCCTGAGCAAGCTGGGCTGCAAGTACGTGCTGGTGGGCCACAGCGAACGCCGTACCATCCACAACGAGTCGGACGACGTCCTGAACGCCAAGACCAAGGCCGCCTTCAAGCACGGCGTCACCCCTGTCCTCTGCGTCGGTGAGGGCTTGGAGATCCGCCAGGCCGGCACGCACGTCAACCACACCCTGGACCAGCTTCGCGCCGGCGTGGCAGGCCTGACCGACGAGCAGGCGGCAGAGCTCGTGGTTGCCTACGAACCCGTATGGGCCATCGGAACGGGCGAGGTTGCCGGACCGGAGGACGCGCAGGAGATGTGCGCCGCCATCCGG
It encodes the following:
- the gap gene encoding type I glyceraldehyde-3-phosphate dehydrogenase yields the protein MTTRIGINGFGRIGRNYFRAALAQGADLEIVAVNDLTSPEALAHLFKYDSVGGRLKETIEVKDGNIVVNGNVIKVLAERDPANLPWGELGVDIVIESTGFFTKAAAAQKHIDAGAKKVLISAPASDEDITIVMGVNHGLYDNATHHIISNASCTTNCLGPLAKVINDEFGIERGLMTTVHAYTADQNLQDGPHSDLRRARAAAINMVPTSTGAAKAIGLVLPELKGKLDGYAIRVPVPTGSATDLTVTVGRETTVEEVNAALKRASESDELQGFLTYTEEPIVSSDIVGDPASSIFDSGLTKVIGNQVKVVSWYDNEWGYSNRLVDLTELVASKLG
- a CDS encoding superoxide dismutase, producing MTEYVLPELKYDYAALEPHISARIMELHHSKHHAAYVAGANNALAQLAEAREKGDFANINRLSKDLAFHTGGHVNHSVFWNNLSPDGGDKPEGELAAAIDDAFGSFDAFRAQFSAAALGLQGSGWGFLAYEPIGGNLVIEQLYDQQGNVALGTTPLLMLDMWEHAFYLDYVNVKADYVKAFWNIVNWADVAKRFDAARSNATGLITLP
- a CDS encoding phosphoglycerate kinase, yielding MTSHTLNELIAEGVRGRYILVRSDLNVPLDGSTVTDDGRIKASLPVLAKLTDAGARVLVTAHLGRPKGAPEDKYSLRPAVNRLAELAGFKVTLAADTVGDSAREAAASLQDGEALVLENVRFDARETSKDDAERGAFADELVALTGGNGAYVDDAFGAVHRKHASVYDVASRLPSYQGDLVHTEVEVLRKLTADTQRPYVVVLGGSKVSDKLAVIDNLLGKADTILVGGGMLFTFLAAAGHKVAASLLEQDQIGVVQDYLKRASDAGTEFVIPTDVVVAEKFAADAAHETVAADAIEGSSFGANGIGLDIGPDSAAAFADRIKGARTVFWNGPMGVFEFEAFSAGTRAIAQALTETEAFTVVGGGDSAAAVRTLGFADDQFGHISTGGGASLEYLEGKELPGLSILDR
- the tpiA gene encoding triose-phosphate isomerase, with translation MTTSTNGAFDRKPFIAGNWKMNMDHVQGITLLQKLAWTLSDAKHDYSRVEVAVFPPFTDLRGVQTLVQGDDLDVAYGGQDLSQFDSGAYTGDISGQFLSKLGCKYVLVGHSERRTIHNESDDVLNAKTKAAFKHGVTPVLCVGEGLEIRQAGTHVNHTLDQLRAGVAGLTDEQAAELVVAYEPVWAIGTGEVAGPEDAQEMCAAIRAELEKLFGADVAAKTRLLYGGSVKANNAAAILKERDVDGVLVGGASLDPAEFANIVRFESHLVTD